The following are from one region of the Rhodopirellula sp. P2 genome:
- a CDS encoding class I SAM-dependent methyltransferase codes for MSDFFTPPKPVTPLPSPEVTARQSEEFAARLRKRAKHLRRWPTKQDITCYRLYERDVPEVPLVVDRYEDHLHIGEFERPHDRSDDEHVVWLEHMVKVAAKTLDVPRSKVFFKQRKRQRGTAQHETVASRHYQIEAHEGGLKFQVNLSDYIDTGLFLDHRITRSMVRDEVHGKRFLNLFAYTGSFTVYAADGGAASTTTVDLSNTYLTWAKENMHLNGFAGDSHEFIAEDAMAFIKNLPATAVFDVAFVDPPTFSNSKRTQKDWVVQDDYKDLLKQTLKHISRDGVIYFSNNYRQFQMDESAFPGTKVHEISRQTVPEDFRNRRIHRCWRITRTS; via the coding sequence ATGAGCGATTTCTTTACCCCACCCAAACCCGTCACTCCCCTGCCCTCCCCCGAAGTCACCGCACGACAAAGCGAAGAGTTCGCCGCACGACTTCGAAAACGCGCCAAGCACCTGCGTCGCTGGCCCACCAAACAAGACATCACCTGTTACCGATTGTACGAGCGTGATGTCCCCGAAGTCCCCTTGGTCGTCGATCGCTACGAAGACCATTTGCACATCGGAGAATTTGAACGTCCCCACGATCGCAGCGATGATGAACACGTCGTGTGGCTGGAACACATGGTCAAGGTCGCCGCAAAAACACTGGATGTGCCACGTTCCAAAGTGTTCTTCAAGCAACGCAAACGACAACGAGGAACCGCCCAGCACGAGACCGTTGCCAGCCGTCACTACCAGATCGAAGCCCACGAAGGCGGACTGAAATTCCAAGTCAATTTATCGGACTACATCGACACCGGCTTGTTTCTCGATCATCGAATCACACGTTCCATGGTCCGTGACGAGGTCCATGGCAAACGATTCCTCAACTTGTTCGCCTACACGGGTTCGTTCACGGTCTACGCCGCCGATGGAGGCGCCGCATCCACCACCACCGTGGACTTGTCGAACACGTACCTGACGTGGGCGAAAGAGAACATGCATCTGAATGGGTTCGCAGGCGACTCACACGAGTTCATTGCCGAGGACGCGATGGCATTCATCAAAAACCTTCCTGCCACCGCGGTTTTTGATGTCGCTTTCGTCGACCCACCCACGTTCAGCAACAGCAAACGCACCCAAAAGGATTGGGTCGTGCAAGACGACTACAAGGATCTGCTCAAGCAAACCCTCAAGCACATTTCGCGAGACGGCGTCATCTACTTCTCGAACAATTACCGACAATTCCAGATGGACGAATCCGCTTTCCCGGGAACCAAAGTCCACGAAATCAGCCGGCAAACCGTCCCGGAAGACTTCCGCAATCGACGCATTCACCGATGCTGGCGAATCACCCGAACCAGCTGA
- a CDS encoding ABC transporter ATP-binding protein, with translation MSTTSQDSQPVPQPANTASNTPSTTGVHAGTADCIELRRLHRYFGKTHAVHDISFSVRRGHVFGYIGPNGAGKTTSMRILATLDLPSFGDAFVDGFSVVNDPELVRSRLGFMPDSFGTYRDVNCEEYLDFFARAYGLTGRDRTRRLREVLEFTGTVGMKDKPIRGLSKGMKQRLCLGRALVHDPAVLILDEPAAGLDPRARIQLRQMIRQLANRGKTVLISSHILTELAEMCDSVGIIEQGQLLATGSVEDIQRQRAQHRELTLRVLERASEAGDLIRQHLAEQSSQSQTSNPNGVSVNTSSANNGDHSLPPASQVVVDGELVRFEFEGDVRDQAKLVAWLIGQGFLIAEVAAHKKSLEDVFLQVTEGLVQ, from the coding sequence ATGAGCACGACCTCGCAAGACTCCCAACCAGTCCCGCAACCCGCGAACACGGCGTCGAACACCCCCAGCACGACCGGAGTCCACGCCGGCACCGCAGATTGCATCGAACTCCGCCGACTGCACCGCTACTTTGGCAAGACACATGCCGTCCATGACATCTCGTTCTCCGTTCGTCGGGGACACGTGTTTGGTTACATCGGCCCCAACGGTGCGGGAAAAACCACGTCGATGCGAATCCTCGCGACACTGGACCTGCCCAGTTTTGGGGATGCGTTCGTCGATGGGTTCTCCGTCGTCAACGATCCCGAACTTGTCCGCAGCCGCTTGGGATTCATGCCTGACAGCTTCGGCACCTACCGCGACGTCAACTGCGAGGAGTACCTGGACTTCTTCGCCCGTGCCTACGGCTTGACCGGTCGGGATCGCACTCGGCGGTTGCGAGAAGTGCTGGAATTCACCGGCACGGTTGGCATGAAAGACAAACCGATTCGCGGGTTGAGCAAGGGCATGAAGCAACGCCTGTGTCTCGGCCGCGCCTTGGTGCACGATCCCGCCGTCTTGATTCTCGATGAACCGGCCGCCGGATTGGATCCACGAGCCCGAATTCAATTGCGACAAATGATTCGGCAATTGGCCAATCGCGGAAAAACAGTCTTGATCAGCAGCCACATCCTGACTGAACTGGCCGAGATGTGCGACAGCGTCGGGATCATCGAACAAGGCCAACTGCTGGCCACCGGCAGCGTCGAAGACATCCAACGTCAACGTGCCCAACACCGCGAACTCACCCTCCGCGTGCTCGAACGAGCCAGCGAAGCGGGGGACTTGATCCGCCAGCATCTCGCTGAACAATCTTCCCAATCCCAAACTTCCAATCCCAACGGCGTCTCCGTCAACACCTCCTCCGCCAACAACGGCGATCACTCCCTTCCCCCCGCATCTCAAGTCGTCGTCGATGGCGAACTGGTGCGATTCGAATTCGAAGGCGACGTTCGTGATCAAGCCAAATTGGTTGCCTGGTTGATCGGACAAGGGTTTCTCATCGCCGAAGTCGCCGCACACAAAAAGAGCCTTGAGGATGTCTTCCTCCAGGTCACCGAAGGTCTGGTTCAATGA
- a CDS encoding MarR family winged helix-turn-helix transcriptional regulator: MNDLSKELHRCQPFASVDQEAVVSLVRTGDQLDNHLTRFFRQHDMTFSQYNLLRILDMEDRPLTCSEIGERLVQVVPAVTAIVDRLLKRELVTRERSETDRRTVYVTITKEGRKLVTPIVEHLRELEHEVMSELKRREQKELIRLLQLVRTSMNKAVERRASESLSSSGL, translated from the coding sequence ATGAACGACCTGTCAAAAGAACTTCACCGCTGCCAACCTTTCGCGAGCGTGGATCAAGAAGCGGTTGTGAGTTTGGTCCGCACGGGCGACCAACTCGACAATCACTTGACGCGTTTCTTTCGCCAACACGACATGACCTTCTCGCAGTACAACCTGCTCCGGATCTTGGACATGGAAGACCGCCCGCTGACATGCAGCGAAATCGGCGAACGGCTGGTCCAAGTCGTTCCCGCCGTCACGGCAATCGTTGATCGGCTGCTCAAACGTGAGCTCGTCACCCGTGAACGGTCCGAAACCGATCGCCGCACGGTTTACGTAACGATCACCAAGGAAGGCCGCAAATTGGTCACCCCGATTGTCGAACACCTTCGCGAACTCGAACATGAAGTCATGAGCGAACTGAAACGCCGCGAACAAAAGGAATTGATTCGCCTGCTACAGTTGGTGCGAACCAGCATGAACAAAGCGGTCGAACGTCGCGCCAGCGAATCGCTTTCCAGCTCCGGTCTTTGA
- a CDS encoding FAD/NAD(P)-binding protein — translation MPTTAIIGGGFSGTLAAVNLARFATTPQRVVIVNSGRPFGRGTAYGTTRGEHLLNVAARNMSAFPDQPTHFFDWLRSRCEFDAIDDHSLREMFIPRRVFGDYVRGMAAHYLGTADPRSNVHCEVVEDSAVDVIPRGVEPGANQGGVVMLENGEPIEAESILLATGNQPPAGLPGAKKLANDRRYCGNPWKDWHENLPSADQHIVILGTGLTAVDVIVTLRNKGWHGKVTAISRNGMLPQRHFRGIEWPHAIPDDGQTRSLQELVKLIRQDCERLRGVSQNPAIAVDKLRGRTQQLWKALTLEERKLFLKKYSADWNVIRHRIAGPIHDAITDALDCGQLTITPATIESLASGEHGIEIQMVDREGVAKQIEGDLVINCTGPKSRFSDSALPLYRNLFERGLAQPDDMDMGIAVTDDFTVIGNDDVPTPYMHAIGPILKGTLWESIAVPELRQQAYLVAQSILHQEPVAVSGPDTTEYCI, via the coding sequence ATGCCAACCACGGCCATCATCGGTGGCGGGTTCAGCGGAACGCTGGCCGCCGTCAATCTTGCTCGCTTTGCCACAACGCCTCAGCGAGTCGTGATTGTCAACTCAGGGCGTCCGTTTGGTCGCGGGACCGCTTACGGGACCACGCGAGGGGAGCATTTGTTGAACGTCGCGGCGCGGAACATGTCGGCGTTTCCCGACCAGCCGACGCACTTCTTTGATTGGTTGCGTTCGCGGTGCGAGTTTGATGCGATCGACGATCACAGCCTGCGTGAGATGTTCATTCCTCGGCGGGTCTTCGGTGACTACGTTCGCGGAATGGCAGCCCACTATTTGGGGACGGCGGACCCGCGATCAAACGTGCACTGCGAGGTGGTGGAGGATTCGGCGGTCGACGTGATTCCGCGTGGCGTCGAGCCGGGGGCGAACCAGGGCGGCGTCGTGATGCTGGAAAACGGTGAGCCGATCGAGGCGGAATCCATTCTGCTGGCGACCGGCAACCAACCACCGGCCGGATTGCCCGGTGCGAAGAAGCTCGCCAATGATCGGCGTTATTGCGGCAACCCTTGGAAGGACTGGCACGAGAATCTTCCCAGTGCAGACCAACACATCGTGATCCTGGGAACGGGGTTGACCGCGGTCGACGTGATCGTGACGCTTCGCAACAAAGGGTGGCACGGGAAGGTCACCGCGATTTCCAGAAATGGCATGCTGCCGCAACGACATTTTCGGGGCATCGAGTGGCCGCACGCGATCCCCGATGACGGTCAAACGCGTTCGTTGCAGGAACTGGTGAAGTTGATTCGCCAGGATTGTGAGCGTCTGCGAGGTGTCAGTCAGAACCCAGCGATCGCGGTCGACAAATTACGAGGTCGCACTCAGCAGTTGTGGAAAGCGTTGACACTGGAAGAACGCAAGTTGTTCTTGAAGAAGTATTCGGCGGATTGGAATGTGATTCGTCACCGCATCGCGGGCCCCATTCATGACGCGATCACTGATGCACTGGATTGCGGTCAGTTGACCATCACACCGGCGACGATTGAATCGCTGGCGTCGGGGGAGCACGGGATCGAGATTCAGATGGTCGATCGTGAGGGAGTGGCGAAGCAGATCGAAGGTGACTTGGTGATCAATTGCACGGGGCCGAAGTCTCGGTTCTCTGATTCGGCGTTGCCGCTGTATCGCAACTTGTTTGAACGAGGTTTGGCCCAGCCGGACGACATGGACATGGGGATCGCTGTGACGGACGATTTCACTGTGATTGGGAATGATGACGTTCCCACACCGTACATGCACGCGATTGGTCCAATTCTCAAGGGCACCTTGTGGGAGAGCATTGCGGTGCCTGAACTGCGCCAGCAAGCGTATTTGGTCGCGCAGTCGATCCTGCATCAAGAGCCGGTTGCTGTTTCCGGACCGGACACGACGGAGTACTGCATCTGA
- a CDS encoding ABC transporter permease: MSTASLSEPNASVSKNVASWLLRLDEWAERTGDKLNPILIKETRQALKSRQFVVTFSVLLIAAFAWTVIGSLMLMPQIYTSPSAPRLLIGYYFVLAVPMLLIVPLAAYRSLEAEIDDGTLELLSITSLSAWQIVMGKLASASLQMMLYLITLFPCVAYAYTLRGIDLPTVGLIMAMLIASGLLLTVVALSFAPLARGRTGRISTLLVVLMVLMLCEYLVGAAAVALIWYGNPLDAGWTAFIFVASLLTAICISHLLLTTTAAQLTPESENRSSGIRWSILVLTASLIGLATFAMEWNPGEDREGMILWFPVAMTLAGVWTGAGAMMAAESNSLTPRIQRELPGNFLSRLTLTFLTPGPATGLVFASLGSVLVSSVLLLAAYRAESVAGMRLPAGAMSMLFHLVIAYTSYLVVFLFCVRWIVALVRINNNPRVEIGLAAFIVVAVLTALVPYAIGLHMNDYRQYDYSAWQITNWAWTIGMIVERSVSDLLIGSLATCGMIAILLSIATVGRRSLAIKTATPEAVLAAREKK, from the coding sequence ATGAGCACCGCATCGCTTTCGGAACCCAATGCGTCCGTCTCAAAAAACGTGGCCTCGTGGTTGCTGCGTTTGGACGAGTGGGCTGAGCGGACCGGCGACAAACTCAATCCGATCCTGATCAAAGAAACTCGCCAAGCCCTCAAGAGCCGGCAGTTTGTCGTTACCTTCTCCGTCCTGCTGATCGCCGCCTTCGCATGGACCGTGATCGGCAGTCTGATGCTGATGCCCCAGATCTACACGTCGCCCTCAGCACCTCGGTTGCTGATCGGTTACTACTTCGTGCTCGCTGTGCCGATGCTGCTGATCGTGCCCTTGGCCGCCTACCGATCTTTAGAAGCGGAAATCGACGACGGGACACTGGAACTGCTGTCCATCACGTCACTGAGTGCCTGGCAAATCGTGATGGGCAAACTGGCCAGCGCCTCGCTGCAGATGATGCTGTACCTGATCACGCTGTTTCCCTGTGTGGCTTACGCCTACACCCTGCGTGGCATCGACTTGCCCACGGTGGGACTAATCATGGCGATGCTGATCGCCAGCGGGTTGCTGCTGACCGTGGTCGCGTTGTCGTTCGCACCACTGGCTCGCGGTCGGACCGGACGGATCTCAACGTTGCTGGTCGTGTTGATGGTCCTGATGCTGTGTGAGTACTTGGTCGGGGCCGCTGCGGTGGCCCTGATTTGGTATGGCAATCCCTTGGATGCAGGTTGGACCGCGTTCATTTTCGTCGCCAGCCTGCTGACCGCGATTTGCATTAGCCACTTGCTGCTCACCACCACCGCCGCGCAGCTCACACCCGAAAGCGAAAACCGGTCCAGCGGCATCCGTTGGTCGATCTTGGTGCTCACCGCCTCCCTGATCGGATTGGCAACCTTTGCAATGGAGTGGAATCCGGGAGAGGACCGAGAAGGGATGATCCTATGGTTCCCGGTCGCAATGACGCTGGCAGGTGTTTGGACCGGCGCAGGAGCCATGATGGCGGCTGAATCCAACAGCCTGACACCCCGAATTCAGCGTGAACTGCCTGGCAATTTCCTCAGCCGGTTGACGCTCACGTTCCTGACCCCCGGTCCGGCGACGGGATTGGTGTTTGCCAGCCTGGGCTCGGTCCTTGTCTCGTCGGTGCTGTTGCTGGCTGCCTATCGAGCTGAATCGGTCGCGGGCATGCGACTCCCGGCCGGTGCCATGAGCATGCTGTTTCACTTGGTCATCGCCTACACGTCGTATTTGGTCGTGTTCCTGTTCTGTGTCCGCTGGATCGTGGCGTTGGTCCGCATCAACAACAACCCGCGAGTTGAAATTGGATTGGCTGCGTTCATTGTGGTCGCCGTGCTGACCGCACTGGTGCCCTACGCAATCGGGCTGCACATGAATGATTACCGCCAATACGACTACTCCGCCTGGCAGATCACCAACTGGGCCTGGACGATTGGCATGATCGTCGAACGAAGCGTGTCGGATCTGCTGATCGGATCCTTGGCGACCTGCGGCATGATCGCCATCCTGCTCTCCATCGCCACCGTCGGACGACGATCCCTGGCAATCAAGACCGCCACCCCGGAAGCTGTCTTGGCCGCTCGCGAAAAGAAGTGA
- a CDS encoding DUF1559 domain-containing protein: protein MSGSPDPLVPENPYVDTMRVEAQVVGQSGFNSGCWIAPLLGFALVGVLVCGGILVGLMLPAVEAAREAARRMSCSNNMKQIGLALHNYHAAYNQLPPAYTVDKDGNKLHSWRVAILPFMEQQALYQQIDLSKPWDAPENAGVASTAVSAYACPSKKGDPLMTTYVAVVDPSGMFEGAIPTTFGQATDGLSNTILLVETEHQNEVHWMSPEDIDLQTLLARSEDDSHQGGGHMFFGDGAVKFITNSIEVGLLEALATKDGGEGIE, encoded by the coding sequence ATGTCCGGTTCGCCTGATCCACTCGTTCCTGAGAATCCCTACGTCGACACGATGCGGGTGGAGGCTCAGGTGGTTGGGCAGAGTGGTTTCAACTCGGGATGTTGGATCGCTCCCCTGTTGGGGTTCGCGTTGGTGGGGGTGCTTGTCTGTGGAGGCATCTTGGTAGGCCTCATGCTTCCAGCGGTTGAGGCGGCACGTGAGGCGGCTCGACGAATGAGTTGCAGCAACAACATGAAACAGATTGGGCTGGCCCTGCACAACTACCACGCCGCTTACAATCAATTGCCGCCTGCGTACACAGTCGACAAGGATGGCAACAAACTGCACAGTTGGCGAGTGGCGATTCTGCCCTTCATGGAACAGCAAGCCCTGTATCAGCAGATTGATCTTTCGAAACCTTGGGATGCGCCGGAGAACGCAGGGGTGGCATCCACCGCGGTGTCCGCTTATGCCTGTCCTTCCAAGAAGGGCGATCCGTTGATGACCACTTACGTTGCGGTGGTGGATCCTTCAGGCATGTTTGAGGGCGCGATCCCGACGACGTTCGGCCAGGCAACCGATGGTTTGTCCAACACCATTTTGTTGGTCGAAACCGAACATCAAAATGAGGTTCACTGGATGAGCCCCGAAGACATCGACCTGCAAACCTTGTTAGCTCGGTCCGAGGACGATTCTCACCAGGGTGGTGGGCACATGTTTTTTGGCGACGGTGCCGTCAAGTTCATTACGAACTCCATCGAAGTTGGTCTCTTGGAAGCGTTGGCAACCAAGGACGGTGGCGAAGGCATCGAATAG